The following is a genomic window from Neosynechococcus sphagnicola sy1.
GATCATTTATCGCAGACAGTGGCATCGTGCCACCTTGCGACAACTCTCTCAACAACAATGGCTGGGATTGATTCTGGTCGCGATCCTGGCGGGTGCCCTCGCTCCCGGTTTAATTTTTCAGGCACTATCCCTCACCCCGGTGACGAATGTGGTGCTAGTGGGTCGGTTGGAACCCCCCCTGACCCTGGCCTTATCTTTCTGGTTGTTGCGAGAACGGGTGAATGCTTGGCAGGTGTTGGGGGCGATCGCCGCCTTCCTGGGGGTAGCTCTGACCATCGTCCTCCAACCAGTGCGGGAACCCATGATCCAAATGGCAGGCTTCCAGATCGGGGGGGGAGAACTGCTAGCGGCGTTAGGGGCGATCGCCCTGGCGATTGCGTCCATCCTCGGGAAGCAGTGGTTGTCCAAAGTTCCCTTAGGGATTTTCAGTATTGTGCGGACAGGGCTGGGAACCCTGATCTTTTTCGGCGTCGCCCTCGTGCTCTATGGTCCCCGCCACTTTATGGGAGCATTCTCCCCCTTCCTCTGGCAATGGATGCTCCTCTACGGTGTGATCATTGTGGTCGTGGGGCAATCCTTTTGGATTGTTGGCACCCGGGCCTCATCGGTTTCTACAGCATCAATTGTGGGTTCCTGTGTTCCCATCGCAGGCATTTTGGCCGCCTACCTGATTCTGGGGGAAGTTCCTATCCAGGCTCAGTACATTGGGGGGATTGTGATTTTGCTGGGGTTGTGCTTGGGCCAGATTGGGATTCAGCGCCAAATCGATCCGAAGGCTGCCATGGGTTCGATGAGGTCGGTGCCAACAGAGCAGGCGATCGCAGCCAAAATGGGATTTAAAGGCATCTAAATCTGACGGTACCTGAAGCCAGGGACTAGGGTTTCGATTAATCGCCAGATTCCTTCCCAGTCAGCTGTCCAAGGTTTTTGTCAATTTTTGAGCATCCTGCTGGCGCAGATGTTCTTCACAACCAGCCACAGCTGCCAAAACTTGACGTTCTTTTCTGAGGCCAGTAGCGTTTAGAATAACTTTTCAGCAACACGGGTAAATGTAATGTGTGGAATCGTGGGTTATGTCGGTGCTCAACCAGCCAGTGAAATTCTGTTGGCAGGGTTAGAGAAACTGGAGTACCGGGGCTACGATTCAGCGGGGATTGCCACAATATGGCAGGGAGATGTCCACTGTGTGCGAGCCAAAGGCAAACTTCACCATCTCCGGGAAAAATTAGCCGGATTGGACAACCCAGCCTCCATCGGTATTGGTCACACTCGCTGGGCAACCCACGGCAAACCTGAAGAGTATAACGCCCATCCCCACATGGATACTGCCATGCGGGTAGCGGTGGTACAAAACGGCATTATTGAAAACTATCGAGAATTACGGGCGGAACTCCGACAGCGGGGACATGAGTTTCGCTCCGACACGGATACGGAAGTCATTCCCCATTTGGTGGCGGACTTGATGGGGAAAGGGGGGTACGACGGCGGCAGCAGAGTCTGCTTCGCCCTTCCTCGAAGCGGTGCGACAGGCGGTAACGCGGTTGCGGGGAGCCTTCGCCATCGCCGTGATCTGTGCCGATTATCCCCAGGAACTGATTGTGGCTCGACAACAGGCACCCCTCGCCATTGGCTACGGCCAGGGGGAATTCTTCTGTGCCTCCGATACCCCAGCACTGGTCCCCTACACCCGTGCAGTTCTCACCCTGGAAAATGGCGAACTAGCGCGCCTCACCCCCCAAGGCGTATCTGTTTATAACTTTGCTGGCGATCGCCTGAAGAAACAACCCCGGACGTTGAATTGGAACCCGGTCATGGTTGAAAAGCAAGGGTTTCGCCACTTCATGCTCAAGGAAATTTATGAGCAACCAGGGGTGGTGAGAACCTGCCTAGAAGCCTACCTGAATCCAGATTGGTCTTTGGGCAGTAACAAACCCCTCGCCACGATCAATCCCGTGCAGTTGGGGATCACCGATGGGTTGCTGGATGGGGTGGAGCAGATTCAGATTCTGGCCTGTGGAACCAGTTGGCACGCAGGCTTGGTCGGCAAGTATTTACTCGAACAACTGGCCGGAATTCCCACCATGGTGCAGTATGCCTCTGAGTTTCGCTATGCCGCCACCCCCCTGATGCCCAATACCCTCACCATTGGGGTAACTCAGTCTGGCGAAACAGCAGATACTTTAGCAGCCCTGGAAATGGAGAAGCAGCGTCGAGTGGGAAAACCAGCCCCCTTCCAAGCTCGGCTGTTGGGAATTACCAACCGCCCCGAGAGTTCGATCTCCCTACTGGTGGATCAGTTAATTGACACCCACGCCGGGATTGAAATTGGAGTGGCCGCCACAAAGACCTTTGTCAGTCAGTTAATTGCCTTCTATCTCTTGGCACTGGATTTGGCCTATCGTCGGCAAACCTTACCCGTAGAGGGTATTGAGCAAGTGCTGACCGGGTTGCGTCAATTACCGGCGCTGATTGAATTAATCCTAGAAAGTCAGGAACGCTACATTGAGGAGTTAACCCATGAATTTGCTGAGACCCAGGACTTTATTTTCTTAGGACGAGGAATTAACTTTCCCATTGCCTTAGAAGGAGCGCTGAAACTGAAGGAGATCAGCTATATCCATGCGGAGGGCTACCCTGCGGGAGAAATGAAGCATGGGCCGATCGCCCTCTTGGATGCCAAAGTACCCGTCGTGGCGATCGCGACCCCTGGAATTGTTTACGAAAAGGTACTTTCCAACGCTCAAGAGGCCAAGGCACGGGACGCTCGTTTAATTGGGGTGACACCTTTGAATGCCCCAGAAGCTAACGAAATCTTTGATAACATCCTGCCAGTGCCCGCAGTGGATGAAATATTATCACCGATTTTAACCGTCATTCCTCTGCAACTGCTGGCCTACCACATTGCGGCGCGGCGCGGCCTAGACGTGGATCAAACCCCGCAATCTCGCCAAGAGCGTGACCGTTGAGTAAGTTTAAAACTAACTATAAGGAGCTAGAGTCAAGGCTGGCGGATTCTTCCATGCTTTGAGGCAGGTGCAGGCCACATTCCTGCTTCAGACCCTTAAACCGGGTATCCCGTTCATTCTCATCCATCGCCGTCAGGGGGCGGCTAGAATGCCAGTCCCCAACCGTGACATAGCCCTCGTCAAACAGGGGATGATAGGGCAGGTCATAGGTTGTGAGATATTCATAAACCTGCTTGGAACTCCAGTTCAAGATCGGCAGGATTTTGTAAATAGCACCCTGGATACTCACCGGATCAAGGGTTTTTCGGTGATCGGTTTGATTACTGCGAAGTCCTGCCAGCCATGCGGTGACCTTTAGCTCTCGCAGTGCCCGCTGCATTGGCTCTACCTTGCGAATCTGGTCATAGCGGTTGAGGGCTTCCACATCATTCTGTGACCAAAGACGCCCATACAGCGCTTCCATGCGGGCAGGACTCATGGAGGACTGGTAGACCTTAAGATTCAACTTCAGTCGCTGCGTGAGCTGATCGGCAAAAACATAGGTCTTGGTTGGCAGATACCCGGTATCAATCCAGATGACTGGAATCTCAGGAACAATAGCGGTGACCATGTGCAGCATCACCGCAGAGTGAATGCCAAAGCTGGTACTCATCACCAGACCTCTACCAAACGTCTCAACCGCCCATTTCACTATCTGAATAGCATCTGGATCTGAGAACTGCTGATTGATTTCATCCAGGTTGAAGTTGTTGTGGCTCCATCTCAAGCGGGTCGCTGAACTTGACATAGGCTCAATTTTGCTGCACCTAATGGGCTTGGTGCGGTAGAGAATATTTTTTAGATGTTCAGCAATCTTCTCATAAATTTTGCATTCTTTTTGAGTCTGTTCAGAGCTGATGCGGTAACTAGGCACCAGGTCAACCAGGGCAGTGGTTCCACATCAAAAAGTTGACCATTGCCACAGGTTTAGCCCTTCCCCTGCAGAAAAAGTGATCACTAGGGGATGCACTTCACCCGATCAGCAACGGTAGCCCCTCAGGTTGTTACCCATCGGAATAACAGCATCATTCCCCCGAGGGCCAGCAGGATCAACCCTAGCCCACTTAAGGAACGAGCCTTTCCTCTCTTTCCATGGGCCTGGAGCCAGGGAGCTAGCTTTGCATTCAGCACTGGCATCACCCCCCATTGCAGGATACAGATACTGAGGGCATTACCAATCAGCATCGACAGGGCTAGCCCCAGGGATTTTAGGTGGGGGGCAACAAACAGGGTGATTAACATCACCGTGGGATAGAGTCCCAGCAGCACCGTCAGCGCAATTTTCCAGGCAGGGGGGAGTCTAGGGTCTGACCCTTTTACCAGTTCGGCAAACCAAGGCCCAAAGCCTGTCGAGAGGGTCTTGAGCAAAAAGTTTGCACTTTCACCCTGGAGCTTTGCCACCCACTCAGAACGCACAGGTGAATTGAGCCAGTGTTGCAGGGACTCCGGGCTGTCAAAGTTGATGACGACTACCCACTCCAATTGCCCAGGCTCCGTCGGGGGATAGAGATCAGTGGTCTGATAGCCAGGAAAATTCTCAACTACGCGGGTAATACCGTGCTGCCATTCCAGAAAGTGCTCCACACTGTTCACCGGAACGCGATGCACAATTACCGAGGAAGTACGCAAACCAGGGATGTCCATGGGGTTTAATTTCTTCTTGTTCAGCCCTTAACTCACCCAATCAATGCTCAGAGCAATTTGCCTCGACACCCTTAGTAATGGATCTTGTCTGGTTTTGCCTGATACTGCTTCCAAATCTCGACCGCTTCTTCTCGCAGCATTTGCTTTAAGGGGATTTTGCGCTGTTCGCGGGGCAGCGCCAGTTCCTGATAGATGGGGCGATCGTCGAACTGACCGTACTCGAAGGCATCGTCAACGGAGGCACCATAGAAGACTTGGTCAATCTCTGCCCAATAGCAAGTTGCCAAGCACATCGGGCAGGGTTCAGCGGAGGTGTAGAGGGTGCAGCCCTTGAGTTTGAAGCTCTGAAGGGTGATACAGGCTAGGCGGATGGCTTCCATTTCGGCGTGCCAGGTCGGATCATGGCTGGCGACCACCCGATTCATTCCTTCCGCCACGATCTTGCCATCCCGGACAATGACGGCTCCAAAGACGCCCCCTGTGCAGTATTCCAAAGAAGCCCGTGCGGATAACTC
Proteins encoded in this region:
- a CDS encoding DMT family transporter — protein: MGDSASPSTTTGRKFINRIPGQAYLWLAVVIFGASSAVTRKLTEIGAHQFRGEQNPISLCNVLFVGNLCALLVLLIIYRRQWHRATLRQLSQQQWLGLILVAILAGALAPGLIFQALSLTPVTNVVLVGRLEPPLTLALSFWLLRERVNAWQVLGAIAAFLGVALTIVLQPVREPMIQMAGFQIGGGELLAALGAIALAIASILGKQWLSKVPLGIFSIVRTGLGTLIFFGVALVLYGPRHFMGAFSPFLWQWMLLYGVIIVVVGQSFWIVGTRASSVSTASIVGSCVPIAGILAAYLILGEVPIQAQYIGGIVILLGLCLGQIGIQRQIDPKAAMGSMRSVPTEQAIAAKMGFKGI
- the glmS gene encoding glutamine--fructose-6-phosphate transaminase (isomerizing), with protein sequence MRQAVTRLRGAFAIAVICADYPQELIVARQQAPLAIGYGQGEFFCASDTPALVPYTRAVLTLENGELARLTPQGVSVYNFAGDRLKKQPRTLNWNPVMVEKQGFRHFMLKEIYEQPGVVRTCLEAYLNPDWSLGSNKPLATINPVQLGITDGLLDGVEQIQILACGTSWHAGLVGKYLLEQLAGIPTMVQYASEFRYAATPLMPNTLTIGVTQSGETADTLAALEMEKQRRVGKPAPFQARLLGITNRPESSISLLVDQLIDTHAGIEIGVAATKTFVSQLIAFYLLALDLAYRRQTLPVEGIEQVLTGLRQLPALIELILESQERYIEELTHEFAETQDFIFLGRGINFPIALEGALKLKEISYIHAEGYPAGEMKHGPIALLDAKVPVVAIATPGIVYEKVLSNAQEAKARDARLIGVTPLNAPEANEIFDNILPVPAVDEILSPILTVIPLQLLAYHIAARRGLDVDQTPQSRQERDR
- the cysH gene encoding phosphoadenosine phosphosulfate reductase is translated as MSSSATRLRWSHNNFNLDEINQQFSDPDAIQIVKWAVETFGRGLVMSTSFGIHSAVMLHMVTAIVPEIPVIWIDTGYLPTKTYVFADQLTQRLKLNLKVYQSSMSPARMEALYGRLWSQNDVEALNRYDQIRKVEPMQRALRELKVTAWLAGLRSNQTDHRKTLDPVSIQGAIYKILPILNWSSKQVYEYLTTYDLPYHPLFDEGYVTVGDWHSSRPLTAMDENERDTRFKGLKQECGLHLPQSMEESASLDSSSL
- a CDS encoding nucleoside deaminase produces the protein MDTADHEKFIRRAIELSARASLEYCTGGVFGAVIVRDGKIVAEGMNRVVASHDPTWHAEMEAIRLACITLQSFKLKGCTLYTSAEPCPMCLATCYWAEIDQVFYGASVDDAFEYGQFDDRPIYQELALPREQRKIPLKQMLREEAVEIWKQYQAKPDKIHY